One genomic region from Halomicrobium zhouii encodes:
- the mutS gene encoding DNA mismatch repair protein MutS produces the protein MTEATGIVGEFLALKESTDADVLAMQCGDFYEFFADDAELVADELDLTVSQKSSHGSSYPMAGVPLTELTPYVSALVERGYRVAVADQHETEDGHAREITRVVTPGTLLETTDDAAQYLAAVVREEGGGARRSDGTAGDSYGLAFADVTTGQFHVTELDGEDAAATAQTELYKFDPAEVLPGPELRADDDFLDQVRERTDASLTLHSAESFAPARSRHRVREHFGKETLESVGVEGNDAAIRAAGAVLSYVEETGVGTLASVTRLQAYGATDHVDLDATTQRNLELTETMQGEGDGSLFDTLDHTVTSAGARLLRQWIQRPRRDRGELARRQQSVAALAEAAMAREELRETLDPVYDLERLASKAVSGSADARDLRSVGETLALLDAVTDLVDRTDRLAESPLVDVLSRLDREAVGALAGEIDDALVEEPPGTVTQGGLFRTGYDDDLDDLVASHEEALEWIDTLPEREKGRTGITHLSVDRNKTDGYYIQVGKSETDQVPEEYDAIKTLKNSERYTIPELQEREREVLRLEERRHDMEYELFEELRERVAARAELLQDVGRALAELDALASLATHAVRNDWTRPDLSDGRELDVQGGRHPVVEQTTEFVPNDLRLDEERQFLIVTGPNMSGKSTYMRQAALITLLAQVGSFVPARSARVGLVDGIYTRVGALDELAQGRSTFMVEMQELSNILHSATDDSLVILDEVGRGTATYDGISIAWAATEYLANQIQAKTLFATHYHELTSLGEKLPKVENVHVAADESDGEVTFLRTVRDGPTNRSYGVHVADLAGVPEPVVDRSRDVLDRLREEKAIEVQGGDRSDGKESTQVVFDLGSGELNAGETSATGQQIATDGSQKEAPASDSGGQSLDPETEAILDELDDVDVNETPPVELMAKVQEWQEKLGERDGEVS, from the coding sequence ATGACCGAGGCGACGGGCATCGTCGGGGAGTTCCTCGCGCTGAAGGAGAGCACCGACGCGGACGTGCTGGCGATGCAGTGTGGGGACTTCTACGAGTTCTTCGCCGACGACGCCGAACTCGTCGCGGACGAACTCGACCTCACCGTCTCCCAGAAGTCCTCCCACGGCTCGTCCTATCCGATGGCCGGCGTCCCCCTCACCGAACTCACGCCGTACGTCTCCGCGCTGGTCGAGCGGGGCTACCGGGTCGCCGTCGCCGACCAGCACGAGACCGAGGACGGCCACGCCAGGGAGATAACCCGCGTCGTCACGCCTGGGACGCTCCTCGAAACGACGGACGACGCCGCCCAGTACCTCGCGGCCGTCGTCCGAGAGGAGGGTGGCGGCGCGCGACGGAGCGACGGGACCGCCGGCGACTCCTACGGCCTCGCGTTCGCCGACGTGACGACCGGCCAGTTCCACGTCACCGAACTGGACGGCGAGGACGCCGCAGCGACCGCCCAGACGGAGCTGTACAAGTTCGACCCGGCGGAGGTGTTGCCCGGGCCCGAGTTGCGCGCCGACGACGACTTCCTCGACCAGGTGCGCGAGCGCACTGACGCGTCGCTGACGCTACACTCTGCCGAGTCCTTCGCCCCGGCCCGCTCTCGCCACCGCGTGCGCGAGCACTTCGGCAAAGAGACCCTGGAGAGCGTCGGCGTCGAGGGGAACGACGCCGCGATCAGGGCCGCGGGCGCCGTCCTCTCCTACGTCGAGGAGACCGGCGTGGGCACGCTGGCGTCGGTGACGCGGCTCCAGGCCTACGGTGCGACGGACCACGTCGACCTCGACGCGACGACCCAGCGCAACCTCGAACTCACCGAGACGATGCAGGGCGAGGGCGACGGCTCGCTGTTCGACACGCTCGACCACACCGTCACGTCCGCCGGCGCGCGCCTGCTGCGCCAGTGGATCCAGCGGCCCCGCCGCGACCGGGGCGAACTCGCTCGCCGGCAGCAGTCCGTCGCCGCACTCGCCGAGGCGGCGATGGCCCGCGAGGAGCTACGCGAGACTCTCGACCCGGTGTACGACCTGGAACGGCTGGCCTCGAAGGCCGTCTCGGGCAGCGCCGACGCCAGGGACCTGCGCTCCGTCGGCGAAACGCTCGCGCTGCTGGACGCCGTCACCGACCTGGTCGACCGGACCGACCGCCTCGCTGAGTCGCCCCTCGTCGACGTGCTCTCGCGACTCGACCGCGAGGCGGTCGGCGCCCTGGCCGGCGAAATCGACGATGCGCTCGTCGAGGAGCCGCCGGGGACCGTCACCCAGGGCGGGCTCTTCCGGACGGGCTACGACGACGACCTGGACGACCTCGTCGCGAGTCACGAGGAAGCCCTGGAGTGGATCGACACCCTGCCGGAACGGGAGAAAGGGCGGACCGGCATCACCCACCTCTCCGTCGACCGCAACAAGACCGACGGCTACTACATCCAGGTCGGCAAGTCCGAGACCGACCAGGTGCCCGAGGAGTACGACGCCATCAAGACGCTGAAGAACTCCGAGCGCTACACCATCCCGGAACTGCAGGAGCGCGAGCGGGAGGTCCTCCGGCTGGAGGAGCGCCGCCACGACATGGAGTACGAACTGTTCGAGGAACTCCGGGAGCGTGTCGCCGCCCGCGCAGAGTTGCTCCAGGACGTCGGCCGGGCGCTCGCCGAACTCGACGCGCTGGCGAGTCTCGCGACCCACGCCGTCCGCAACGACTGGACCCGGCCCGACCTCTCCGACGGCCGCGAACTCGACGTCCAGGGTGGCCGCCACCCGGTCGTCGAGCAGACCACCGAGTTCGTCCCGAACGACCTTCGACTGGACGAGGAGCGCCAGTTCCTGATCGTCACCGGTCCCAACATGTCCGGGAAGTCGACCTACATGCGCCAGGCGGCGCTCATCACGCTGCTCGCCCAGGTCGGGAGCTTCGTCCCCGCGCGGTCGGCGCGCGTCGGCCTGGTCGACGGTATCTACACTCGCGTCGGCGCGCTGGACGAACTCGCCCAGGGCCGCTCGACGTTCATGGTCGAGATGCAGGAGCTCTCGAACATCCTCCACTCGGCCACCGACGACTCGCTCGTGATTCTGGACGAGGTGGGCCGCGGGACGGCGACGTACGACGGCATCTCCATCGCCTGGGCCGCGACGGAGTATCTCGCCAACCAGATCCAGGCGAAGACGCTGTTCGCGACCCACTACCACGAACTCACCTCGCTCGGCGAGAAGCTCCCGAAGGTCGAGAACGTCCACGTCGCCGCCGACGAGTCCGACGGCGAGGTGACGTTCCTCAGGACTGTGCGTGACGGCCCGACGAATCGCTCGTACGGGGTCCACGTCGCGGATCTTGCCGGTGTCCCCGAGCCCGTCGTCGACCGCTCGCGGGACGTCCTCGACAGGCTCCGCGAGGAGAAAGCGATCGAGGTCCAGGGCGGCGACCGGAGCGACGGCAAGGAGTCGACGCAGGTCGTCTTCGACCTCGGGTCGGGCGAGTTGAACGCCGGGGAGACGAGCGCCACCGGACAACAGATCGCGACCGACGGGAGCCAGAAGGAAGCGCCCGCGAGCGACTCGGGCGGCCAGTCGCTCGATCCCGAGACAGAAGCGATCCTCGACGAACTCGACGACGTCGACGTCAACGAGACGCCGCCCGTCGAACTGATGGCGAAGGTCCAGGAGTGGCAGGAGAAACTCGGGGAGCGAGACGGCGAGGTCAGTTGA
- the thiD gene encoding bifunctional hydroxymethylpyrimidine kinase/phosphomethylpyrimidine kinase translates to MTRRSAPVRPPVVLTIAGSDSGGGAGIQADLKTIEAGGAFGTSAITSVTAQNTRGVQGTHGLPIPEIEAQIDAVLSDFDVAAVKTGMLGRTEVVETVVEYADRLPNLVVDPVMVAASGDRLLEPAAESAYEDLVAAATLVTPNADEAEVLTGVEVTDVDAAREAGETLVGMGADAALVKGGHVPGDDVVDVLVTEETTHSFRHDRVDTTATHGSGCTLSSAVATRLAHGDDLPSAVGDGVSLLAAAVRYGVDVGEGPGSVHHLVEARNEAARGETVEAVERVVGLLVDRAPRALVPADGTNVAGTTPYAESPRDVAAVEGGIGRTRDGLRPNRGVRFGAGGRLASLVLAVREVAPATRFALECRRSPALDRALAEFDEPVVELAAEVGDTDGTDRPLARRVSDATADDDAPPVAVVDPTRDETGVTLLAPDAGSLVDRTERLLDAVEDRD, encoded by the coding sequence ATGACACGACGATCCGCACCCGTCCGGCCCCCGGTCGTTCTCACGATCGCGGGGAGCGACTCGGGCGGCGGCGCGGGGATACAGGCAGACCTGAAGACCATCGAGGCCGGCGGCGCGTTCGGGACGAGCGCCATCACGAGCGTCACGGCCCAGAACACGCGCGGCGTCCAGGGGACTCACGGACTCCCGATCCCCGAGATCGAGGCCCAGATCGACGCTGTCCTCTCTGACTTCGACGTCGCCGCGGTGAAGACCGGGATGCTCGGCCGGACCGAGGTGGTCGAGACCGTCGTCGAGTACGCCGACCGGTTGCCGAACCTCGTCGTCGACCCGGTGATGGTCGCCGCGTCGGGCGACCGCCTGCTCGAACCCGCGGCGGAGTCGGCCTACGAGGACCTCGTCGCCGCGGCGACGCTCGTGACGCCCAACGCCGACGAGGCCGAGGTGCTGACAGGCGTCGAAGTGACCGACGTCGACGCCGCCCGGGAGGCCGGGGAGACACTGGTCGGGATGGGCGCCGACGCCGCGCTCGTCAAGGGCGGGCACGTCCCCGGCGACGACGTCGTCGACGTGCTCGTCACCGAGGAGACGACCCACAGCTTCCGGCACGACCGGGTCGACACTACCGCGACCCACGGCTCGGGCTGTACGCTCTCCAGCGCCGTGGCGACGCGACTGGCCCACGGCGACGACCTGCCGAGCGCCGTGGGCGACGGCGTCTCCCTGCTGGCCGCGGCGGTCCGCTACGGCGTCGACGTCGGCGAGGGACCCGGGTCGGTCCACCACCTCGTCGAGGCGCGGAACGAGGCGGCCCGCGGCGAGACCGTCGAGGCCGTCGAGCGCGTCGTCGGCCTGCTCGTCGACCGGGCGCCGAGAGCACTGGTTCCGGCCGACGGGACGAACGTCGCCGGCACGACGCCCTACGCCGAATCGCCCCGGGACGTCGCGGCCGTCGAGGGCGGCATCGGTCGAACGCGGGACGGACTGCGACCCAACCGCGGCGTTCGCTTCGGAGCCGGCGGTCGGCTCGCGTCCCTGGTCCTGGCCGTCCGCGAGGTGGCCCCGGCGACCCGGTTCGCACTCGAGTGCCGTCGCTCTCCGGCGCTCGACCGGGCGCTCGCCGAGTTCGACGAGCCAGTCGTCGAGCTAGCCGCCGAAGTCGGTGACACCGACGGGACGGACCGACCGCTCGCACGGCGGGTCAGCGACGCCACGGCTGACGACGACGCCCCGCCCGTCGCCGTCGTGGATCCGACGCGAGACGAGACCGGAGTCACGCTGCTCGCGCCGGACGCCGGCTCGCTCGTCGACCGGACCGAACGGCTGCTCGACGCGGTCGAGGACCGGGACTGA
- a CDS encoding DUF7331 family protein yields MSEDENTDDAQYGFFKTDDGDTVLYDRNNPEAWIQSTFSVAVGATAETETRA; encoded by the coding sequence ATGAGTGAGGACGAAAACACGGACGACGCCCAGTACGGCTTCTTCAAGACGGACGATGGGGACACGGTCCTCTACGACCGGAACAACCCGGAAGCGTGGATCCAGTCGACGTTCTCGGTAGCGGTCGGCGCGACGGCCGAGACAGAGACGAGGGCTTGA
- a CDS encoding DMT family transporter — MSLGLLFAVVSAFLFGSYLFVIKRYFSAYPATVYVFLAFAFALGWYVPVALVTVDGSFFPAGFGRTGVLVLAATVGFTLVGNLTFFRAIAVGAVSYVAPISKVIPVFVLPLEVLLLDQYLSTLQVVGVVVATIAIYVANYRPGELLEPLQRAVSARPAQFALASAASFAVVDVGKRTLMQELSVPPQTFVVVLFATLTASLAPIAARNWPSAALDSSSTAADGGTATVTEKVRVDVRGDLPKFAATGLLLATANHVAMYAFGALPASVASPIVNTQAVVAVVLGGLLLGEEHFRIRLVAAGLAVVGVTIIALG, encoded by the coding sequence GTGTCTCTGGGCCTCCTGTTCGCCGTCGTCTCGGCGTTCCTGTTCGGGAGCTACCTCTTCGTGATCAAGCGGTACTTCAGCGCGTACCCGGCGACGGTGTACGTCTTCCTCGCGTTCGCCTTCGCGCTCGGCTGGTACGTCCCGGTCGCGCTGGTGACCGTCGACGGAAGCTTCTTCCCGGCCGGCTTCGGTCGAACCGGCGTCCTCGTCCTCGCGGCCACGGTCGGGTTCACGCTGGTGGGGAACCTCACCTTCTTCCGGGCCATCGCGGTCGGCGCCGTCTCCTACGTCGCCCCCATCAGCAAGGTCATCCCGGTGTTCGTCCTGCCGCTGGAGGTCCTCCTGCTCGACCAGTACCTCTCGACGCTCCAGGTAGTCGGCGTCGTCGTCGCGACGATCGCCATCTACGTCGCGAACTACCGCCCCGGCGAACTGCTCGAACCGCTGCAACGGGCGGTCTCGGCCAGGCCGGCGCAGTTCGCGCTGGCCTCCGCGGCCTCCTTCGCGGTCGTCGACGTCGGCAAGCGGACGCTGATGCAGGAACTCTCTGTCCCGCCACAGACGTTCGTCGTCGTGCTGTTCGCCACGCTGACCGCCTCGCTGGCCCCCATCGCGGCCCGGAACTGGCCGTCGGCGGCGCTCGACTCGTCGTCGACCGCAGCCGACGGTGGCACCGCCACGGTGACGGAGAAGGTGCGCGTCGACGTCCGCGGGGACCTCCCGAAGTTCGCCGCGACCGGACTGCTACTCGCGACGGCGAACCACGTCGCTATGTACGCCTTCGGCGCGCTTCCGGCCAGCGTCGCCTCACCGATCGTCAACACGCAGGCCGTCGTCGCGGTCGTGCTGGGCGGGCTGCTGCTGGGCGAGGAGCACTTCCGGATCCGTCTCGTCGCCGCCGGCCTCGCCGTCGTCGGCGTGACGATCATCGCGCTGGGCTAG
- a CDS encoding glycoside hydrolase family 3 N-terminal domain-containing protein codes for MTLEEKVAQLTAVPARYMALDESAAESAVHLLDEDGNINRDNARELIGDGVGHFTRLGGGGSLEPERAAEVTNELQEMVQEETRLGIPAVPHEECLSGYMGPDGTTYPQGIGLASTWNPDLVEEMTTRIREQLQAIGTVHALSPVLDVGRDPRWGRTEETFGEDEYLVAEMASAYVRGLQGEDPTEGISATVKHFAGHAVGEGAKNRSSVQIGERELREVHLFPFEAAIRETGAESVMNAYHDIDGVPCAKDRSLLTGILREEWGFDGTVVSDYFSVRYLDDEHGVAADHYEAGIQALEAGMDVELPQVAAYDKLVDAVENGDLAEETVDVAARRVLRQKVEKGVLDDPFVDVDSVSEEFGPDADRDYARKLGRESVTLLKNADDLLPLVGEEDVAVVGPKADTPEGQLGDYAYAAHYPERDANREVVTPLDALEERLGDQVTYAEGCTTTGPATEGFEDAVAAAEDSDVAVAFVGTRSAIAFSDPEADMVEQPDVPTSGEGADVTDLQLPGVQQELVEELHDTDTPLVVVQVTGKPHAIEWIDDNVPAILQAWLPGEEGGHGIADVLLGDHNPSGRLPLSVPKNVGQLPVYYSRKPNSRNENHVYTDEDPLYPFGHGLSYTEFEYGEVSLSETEVGPADTVTASVTVENTGDVAGHEVVQLYTHQDNPSLARPVQELRGFERVHLEPGESATVTVTLSTAQLAFHDTDMDLVVEPDTYEVRVGSSAADIESTATFDVVGERYEVPSSGRAYFSDSSVEE; via the coding sequence ATGACCCTCGAGGAGAAGGTCGCCCAGCTGACCGCCGTGCCGGCCCGGTACATGGCGCTGGACGAGAGTGCTGCCGAGAGCGCCGTCCACCTGCTGGACGAGGACGGGAACATCAACCGCGACAACGCCCGCGAACTGATCGGGGACGGCGTAGGCCACTTCACTCGCCTCGGTGGCGGCGGTAGCCTCGAACCCGAACGGGCCGCCGAAGTGACCAACGAACTCCAGGAGATGGTCCAGGAGGAGACCCGCCTGGGCATCCCGGCGGTCCCCCACGAGGAGTGTCTGAGCGGCTACATGGGCCCCGACGGTACCACCTACCCGCAGGGCATCGGCCTGGCGAGCACGTGGAACCCCGACCTGGTCGAGGAGATGACCACGCGCATCCGCGAGCAGTTGCAGGCCATCGGCACCGTCCACGCGCTCTCGCCGGTGCTCGACGTCGGCCGCGACCCCCGCTGGGGCCGCACCGAGGAGACCTTCGGCGAGGACGAGTACCTCGTCGCGGAGATGGCCAGCGCGTACGTCCGCGGGCTCCAGGGCGAGGACCCCACCGAGGGCATCTCCGCGACGGTCAAGCACTTCGCCGGCCACGCCGTCGGCGAGGGTGCAAAGAACCGTTCGTCGGTCCAGATCGGCGAGCGTGAACTCCGCGAGGTCCATCTGTTCCCCTTCGAGGCGGCCATCCGCGAGACCGGCGCCGAGTCGGTGATGAACGCCTACCACGACATCGACGGCGTCCCCTGCGCGAAGGACCGCTCGCTCCTGACGGGCATCCTGCGCGAGGAGTGGGGCTTCGACGGCACCGTCGTCTCGGACTACTTCAGCGTCCGCTACCTCGACGACGAACACGGCGTCGCCGCCGACCACTACGAGGCCGGTATCCAGGCCCTCGAGGCCGGCATGGACGTCGAACTCCCGCAGGTCGCCGCCTACGACAAGCTGGTCGACGCCGTCGAGAACGGCGACCTCGCCGAGGAGACGGTCGACGTCGCCGCCCGGCGCGTCCTCCGCCAGAAGGTCGAGAAGGGCGTCCTCGACGACCCGTTCGTGGACGTCGATTCGGTCTCCGAGGAGTTCGGCCCCGACGCCGACCGCGACTATGCCCGCAAGCTCGGGCGCGAGTCCGTCACGCTCCTGAAGAACGCCGACGACCTGCTCCCGCTCGTGGGCGAGGAGGACGTCGCCGTCGTCGGCCCGAAAGCCGACACCCCCGAGGGCCAGCTGGGCGACTACGCCTACGCGGCCCACTACCCCGAGCGCGACGCGAACCGCGAGGTTGTCACGCCGCTCGACGCCCTCGAGGAGCGCCTGGGCGACCAGGTCACCTACGCCGAGGGCTGCACCACGACCGGGCCCGCGACGGAGGGCTTCGAGGACGCCGTCGCCGCCGCGGAGGACTCGGACGTCGCCGTCGCCTTCGTCGGCACCCGCTCGGCCATCGCCTTCAGCGATCCCGAGGCCGACATGGTCGAACAGCCGGACGTCCCGACCAGCGGCGAGGGCGCGGACGTCACCGACCTCCAGCTCCCCGGCGTCCAGCAGGAGCTCGTCGAGGAACTTCACGACACGGACACGCCGCTCGTCGTCGTCCAGGTCACCGGCAAACCCCACGCCATCGAGTGGATCGACGACAACGTGCCTGCAATCCTCCAGGCCTGGCTCCCCGGCGAGGAGGGCGGCCACGGCATCGCCGACGTGCTGCTTGGCGACCACAACCCGAGCGGGCGACTCCCGCTCTCGGTGCCCAAGAACGTCGGCCAGCTGCCCGTCTACTACAGCCGCAAGCCCAACAGCCGGAACGAGAACCACGTCTACACGGACGAGGACCCGCTCTACCCGTTCGGCCACGGGCTGAGCTACACCGAGTTCGAGTACGGCGAGGTCTCCCTCTCGGAGACGGAGGTCGGCCCCGCCGACACCGTCACCGCCAGCGTCACCGTCGAGAACACGGGTGACGTGGCCGGCCACGAAGTCGTCCAGCTGTACACCCACCAGGACAACCCGAGCCTGGCCCGCCCGGTCCAGGAACTACGGGGCTTCGAGCGCGTCCACCTCGAACCCGGCGAGTCCGCGACCGTGACCGTCACGCTCTCGACCGCGCAACTGGCCTTCCACGACACGGACATGGACCTGGTCGTCGAACCCGACACCTACGAGGTCCGCGTCGGCAGTTCCGCCGCCGACATCGAGTCGACCGCGACCTTCGACGTCGTCGGCGAGCGCTACGAGGTCCCCTCCAGCGGGCGCGCGTACTTCAGCGACTCCAGCGTCGAGGAGTAA
- a CDS encoding DsbA family oxidoreductase produces MSTQAQEDELIVFSDYVCPFCYLGKAAMEQYLESKDDPPEVQWHLYDLRGYKRNPDGSIDSDVDDGKDEEYFEKARENVRQLKEEYDVEMNVEASMEVDSWNAQQVALYVREELGEEAFLRLHERLFDAHWQEGLDIGDPEVLRDLVVDVDLDEGVVDSALTSEWDERLRERFDAAQDAGVTGIPTFVYDQYSARGAIPPEQFERLVEGV; encoded by the coding sequence ATGAGCACACAGGCCCAGGAGGACGAACTGATCGTCTTCTCGGACTACGTCTGTCCCTTTTGCTACCTCGGCAAGGCGGCGATGGAACAGTACCTCGAGTCGAAAGACGACCCACCCGAGGTCCAGTGGCACCTCTACGACCTGCGCGGGTACAAGCGCAATCCCGACGGGAGCATCGACAGCGACGTCGACGACGGGAAGGACGAGGAGTACTTCGAGAAGGCCCGCGAGAACGTCCGCCAGCTCAAAGAGGAGTACGACGTCGAGATGAACGTCGAGGCCTCGATGGAGGTCGACTCCTGGAACGCCCAGCAGGTGGCGCTGTACGTTCGGGAAGAGCTCGGTGAAGAGGCGTTCCTCCGCCTCCACGAGCGCCTCTTCGACGCCCACTGGCAGGAGGGCCTCGACATCGGCGATCCCGAGGTCCTGCGGGACCTCGTAGTGGACGTCGACCTGGACGAGGGCGTCGTCGATTCGGCACTCACGAGCGAGTGGGACGAGCGCCTGCGCGAGCGCTTCGACGCCGCCCAGGACGCCGGTGTGACCGGTATCCCGACGTTCGTCTACGACCAGTACAGCGCGAGAGGGGCGATTCCGCCCGAACAGTTCGAACGACTGGTCGAAGGAGTGTAG
- a CDS encoding thioredoxin family protein, translated as MTTAEELDRPVPLDSQTELDDFLANHDRVLVEFYTDGCGICQSMEPVLSGVARSADVAVATMNPRDDPPLVEEYDVRSVPKLLYFEDGDLVDTREDGFVPADDLLELIGE; from the coding sequence ATGACAACAGCCGAGGAACTGGACCGCCCTGTCCCGCTCGACTCGCAGACCGAACTCGACGACTTCCTCGCGAACCACGACCGCGTGCTCGTGGAGTTCTACACCGACGGCTGCGGCATCTGCCAGTCGATGGAGCCCGTCCTGAGCGGCGTCGCCCGCAGCGCCGACGTCGCCGTCGCCACGATGAATCCTCGCGACGACCCGCCGCTGGTCGAGGAGTACGACGTCCGCTCGGTCCCCAAACTCCTCTACTTCGAGGACGGCGACCTCGTCGACACCCGAGAGGACGGGTTCGTCCCGGCCGACGACCTGCTGGAGTTAATCGGCGAGTAG